The proteins below are encoded in one region of Ricinus communis isolate WT05 ecotype wild-type chromosome 6, ASM1957865v1, whole genome shotgun sequence:
- the LOC8279083 gene encoding pullulanase 1, chloroplastic isoform X2, with the protein MWTLVIMVLAFYTLVTLVLYLFLMLAFKAMMLKLSWRNTMVVVKFPHIRDYRAFKAPPTLDAKSLLKCQLAVASYEADGKCRSATGLQLPGILDELYSYDGPLGAHYSKNAVSLHLWAPTAQAVLVYIYKDSFSKVPLEIHQLKEVNGVWSIKGPKDWEGCYYVYEVSVYHPSTLRIEKCYANDPYARGLSSDGKRTLLVNLTSESLKPEGWDNLAKEKPSLLSFCDISLYELHIRDFSANDQTVHPDFRGGYLAFTFENSAGVLHLKKLSNAGITHVHLLPTFQFAGVDDVKENWKCVDNKMLETLLPDSIEQQAQITAVQDNDGYNWGYNPVLWGVPKGSYASNPNGPSRTIQFRKMVQALNRIGLRVVLDVVYNHLHGSGPFDENSVLDKIVPGYYLRRNIDGIIENSTCVNNTASEHYMVERLIIDDLLNWAVNYKVDGFRFDLMGHLMKSTMVKAKIALHSLSVERDGVDGSSLYIYGEGWDFGEVAKNGRGVNASQFNLYGTGIGSFNDRIRDAMLGGSPFGHPLHQGFVTGLMLQPNGHDHGGKDVEELMLTTAKDHIQVGMAANLRDFVLINSEGKEVKGSEITTYGGEPVAYALSPTETINYVSAHDNETLFDIVSMKTPMEISVDERCRLNHLATSIIALSQGIPFFHAGDEMLRSKSLDRDSYNSGDWFNRLDFSYNSNNWAVGLPPQKKNEKNWPLIKPRLADPSFKPQKHHIVAATENFLDVLQMRYSSPLFRLTTANAIQERVRFHNTGPSWIPGVIVMSIEDGHEGFPGLSQLDPIYSYIVVIFNTRPTKVSFTSPALRARTFELHPVQVKSADEVVKNSRYEASSGCFTVPPITTSVFVEHR; encoded by the exons ATGTGGACGTTGGTGATAATGGTTCTTGCTTTTTATACGCTAGTGACACTGGTTCTTTATCTGTTTCTAATGCTGGCATTCAAG GCCATGATGTTGAAGTTAAGCTGGAGAAATACAATG GTTGTTGTGAAGTTTCCACATATTCGGGATTACAGAGCTTTTAAAGCTCCACCTACTCTTGATGCAAAATCTCTTCTTAAATGCCAATTAGCAGTTGCATCATATGAGG CTGATGGGAAATGTAGAAGTGCTACTGGTCTGCAGTTACCTGGTATTTTGGATGAATTATACTCATACGATGGTCCCCTTGGTGCACATTATTCCAAAAATGCTGTATCACTCCATCTTTGGGCTCCCACTGCTCAA GCAGTTTTAGTGTACATTTATAAGGATTCCTTCAGCAAGGTTCCTCTAGAGATTCATCAGCTCAAGGAGGTTAATGGAGTTTGGAGCATTAAAGGACCAAAAGATTGGGAAGGTTGTTATTATGTGTATGAAGTTTCTGTCTATCATCCCAGCACCTTACGCATTGAAAAATGCTATGCGAATGATCCATATGCTAGAGG GCTCTCATCAGATGGGAAAAGGACATTATTAGTGAATCTCACTTCTGAATCTTTAAAACCTGAAGGATGGGATAATTTAGCCAAAGAAAAACCTAgtttactttctttctgcGATATCAGTCTCTATGAGTTGCATATAAGGGATTTTAG TGCCAATGATCAGACTGTGCATCCTGACTTTCGGGGTGGTTATCTGGCCTTTACTTTTGAG AATTCAGCAGGTGTACTTCATCTaaagaaattatcaaatgCTGGCATTACTCATGTTCATTTGTTGCCAACCTTTCAATTTGCTGGTGTTGATGATGTCAAGGAGAATTGGAAGTGTGTGG ATAACAAGATGCTAGAAACTTTACTGCCAGATTCCATCGAACAACAAGCTCAGATCACGGCAGTCCAAGATAATGATGGGTATAACTGGGG GTATAATCCTGTTCTCTGGGGAGTCCCGAAAGGAAGTTATGCAAGTAATCCAAATGGTCCTTCTCGCACGATTCAGTTTAGGAAGATGGTTCAG GCACTTAATCGTATTGGTCTTCGTGTTGTTTTGGACGTTGTCTACAATCATTTGCATGGAAGTGGGCCTTTTGATGAGAATTCTGTTCTTGATAAG ATTGTTCCAGGTTATTATTTGAGAAGGAACATTGATGGCATTATTGAAAATAGTACATGTGTGAATAACACTGCTAGCGAGCATTATATGGTTGAGCGCTTGATCATTGATGATCTTTTAAACTGGGCTGTTAACTATAAG GTTGATGGATTCCGCTTTGACCTTATGGGTCATTTGATGAAAAGTACAATG GTAAAAGCAAAAATTGCACTCCACAGCCTATCAGTGGAAAGAGATGGAGTTGATGGTTCAAGTTTGTATAT TTATGGTGAAGGTTGGGACTTTGGTGAAGTTGCGAAAAATGGTCGTGGGGTAAATGCTTCACAGTTCAATCTTTACGGGACTGGAATTGGgag TTTTAACGATCGAATTCGGGATGCAATGCTTGGTGGATCTCCATTTGGCCATCCTCTTCATCAAGGATTTGTGACTGGCCTAATGTTGCAG cCTAATGGTCATGACCATGGAGGAAAAGATGTTGAAGAACTCATGCTTACCACAGCAAAGGATCATATCCAG GTTGGAATGGCTGCAAATTTGAGGGATTTCGTGCTAATCAACAGTGAAGGGAAAGAG GTGAAAGGATCAGAAATAACAACTTACGGTGGAGAACCTGTTGCATATGCTCTATCTCCCACAGAAACA ATTAATTATGTTTCTGCTCATGACAATGAAACCCTATTTGATATAGTGAGCATGAAG ACTCCAATGGAAATTTCTGTGGATGAGAGATGCAGATTAAATCATTTGGCGACAAGTATAATTGCACTATCACAG GGCATACCATTTTTCCATGCTGGTGATGAGATGCTGCGTTCAAAATCACTTGATCGTGATTCATACAATTCTGGTGATTGGTTCAACAG GCTAGACTTCTCTTACAATTCTAACAATTGGGCTGTTGGCCTTCCTCCacagaagaaaaatgaaaagaactgGCCACT AATAAAACCAAGATTGGCAGATCCATCCTTCAAGCCTCAAAAGCATCATATTGTTGCTGCCACTGAGAATTTCTTAGATGTATTGCAGATGCGATATTCTTCACCCCTTTTCCGTTTGACAACAGCTAATGCTATTCAG GAACGGGTACGATTCCATAACACTGGTCCTTCATGGATCCCTGGTGTCATTGTAATGAGCATTGAAGATGGCCATGAAGGTTTCCCTGGGTTATCTCAACTGGATCCCAT TTACTCATACATTGTTGTTATTTTCAACACTCGTCCAACCAAGGTGTCATTTACCAGCCCTGCTCTGCGGGCAAGAACTTTTGAGCTACATCCTGTGCAG GTTAAATCAGCTGATGAAGTTGTCAAGAACTCGAGGTACGAAGCATCCTCGGGGTGCTTCACTGTGCCCCCAATTACAACATCTGTCTTTGTCGAGCATAGATAA
- the LOC112536846 gene encoding uncharacterized protein LOC112536846, protein MKEEPERPPKEGGRKAQPKIRTALRTDQLRLISTGKAIDETVANEFRERMQTRRGYGLLHAESRNLYLRNPRSNRVSYVCGRLATTVVVSCSSSRPTMQQNVQVNVGSSVGPYTAGPSNARSQITRCISPTTN, encoded by the exons ATGAAGGAAGAACCTGAAAGACCCCCTAAAGAGGGAGGTAGAAAGGCTCAACCAAAGATTAGGACTGCTCTAAGGACTGATCAACTTAGGCTCATATCAACAGGGAAGGCAATAGACGAGACAGTTGCAAATGAATTTAGAGAGAGAATGCAGACTAGACGAGGATATGGTTTATTGCATGCTGAATCGAGAAATCTTTATCTTAGG AATCCGAGGTCAAATAGGGTATCCTATGTATGTGGGAGACTAGCAACTACAGTAGTTGTTAGTTGTTCAAGCTCAAGGCCAACCATGCAGCAAAATGTACAAGTCAATGTTGGATCATCTGTTGGACCGTACACTGCTGGACCATCAAATGCTAGATCACAAATAACAAGGTGCATTTCTCCAACAACCAACTAG
- the LOC8279083 gene encoding pullulanase 1, chloroplastic isoform X1 — protein sequence MSLLFSFQALPLVPSLTITGISSSSLPYGLPHRFNPKLNNDNSHRQLLYRSSNPKTSFKYPIRCSSSSMPLQELSTSTSQFQDSLLYSRAFWVSKTIIAWNVDVGDNGSCFLYASDTGSLSVSNAGIQGHDVEVKLEKYNGGLPENVVVKFPHIRDYRAFKAPPTLDAKSLLKCQLAVASYEADGKCRSATGLQLPGILDELYSYDGPLGAHYSKNAVSLHLWAPTAQAVLVYIYKDSFSKVPLEIHQLKEVNGVWSIKGPKDWEGCYYVYEVSVYHPSTLRIEKCYANDPYARGLSSDGKRTLLVNLTSESLKPEGWDNLAKEKPSLLSFCDISLYELHIRDFSANDQTVHPDFRGGYLAFTFENSAGVLHLKKLSNAGITHVHLLPTFQFAGVDDVKENWKCVDNKMLETLLPDSIEQQAQITAVQDNDGYNWGYNPVLWGVPKGSYASNPNGPSRTIQFRKMVQALNRIGLRVVLDVVYNHLHGSGPFDENSVLDKIVPGYYLRRNIDGIIENSTCVNNTASEHYMVERLIIDDLLNWAVNYKVDGFRFDLMGHLMKSTMVKAKIALHSLSVERDGVDGSSLYIYGEGWDFGEVAKNGRGVNASQFNLYGTGIGSFNDRIRDAMLGGSPFGHPLHQGFVTGLMLQPNGHDHGGKDVEELMLTTAKDHIQVGMAANLRDFVLINSEGKEVKGSEITTYGGEPVAYALSPTETINYVSAHDNETLFDIVSMKTPMEISVDERCRLNHLATSIIALSQGIPFFHAGDEMLRSKSLDRDSYNSGDWFNRLDFSYNSNNWAVGLPPQKKNEKNWPLIKPRLADPSFKPQKHHIVAATENFLDVLQMRYSSPLFRLTTANAIQERVRFHNTGPSWIPGVIVMSIEDGHEGFPGLSQLDPIYSYIVVIFNTRPTKVSFTSPALRARTFELHPVQVKSADEVVKNSRYEASSGCFTVPPITTSVFVEHR from the exons ATGTCTTTGCTGTTCTCCTTTCAAGCACTTCCACTTGTACCATCACTAACCATTACTggtatttcttcttcttctttaccGTATGGTCTACCTCACCGTTTCAATCCAAAGCTAAACAACGATAATAGCCACCGGCAACTCCTCTATCGTTCTTCCAATCCCAAAACCTCTTTCAAATACCCAATTCGCTGCTCCTCCTCTTCAATGCCTCTGCAAGAACTCTCCACTTCTACTTCTCAG TTTCAGGATAGCTTGTTGTACTCAAGGGCTTTCTGGGTATCAAAAACTATAATTGCTTGGAATGTGGACGTTGGTGATAATGGTTCTTGCTTTTTATACGCTAGTGACACTGGTTCTTTATCTGTTTCTAATGCTGGCATTCAAG GCCATGATGTTGAAGTTAAGCTGGAGAAATACAATGGTGGGCTTCCGGAGAAT GTTGTTGTGAAGTTTCCACATATTCGGGATTACAGAGCTTTTAAAGCTCCACCTACTCTTGATGCAAAATCTCTTCTTAAATGCCAATTAGCAGTTGCATCATATGAGG CTGATGGGAAATGTAGAAGTGCTACTGGTCTGCAGTTACCTGGTATTTTGGATGAATTATACTCATACGATGGTCCCCTTGGTGCACATTATTCCAAAAATGCTGTATCACTCCATCTTTGGGCTCCCACTGCTCAA GCAGTTTTAGTGTACATTTATAAGGATTCCTTCAGCAAGGTTCCTCTAGAGATTCATCAGCTCAAGGAGGTTAATGGAGTTTGGAGCATTAAAGGACCAAAAGATTGGGAAGGTTGTTATTATGTGTATGAAGTTTCTGTCTATCATCCCAGCACCTTACGCATTGAAAAATGCTATGCGAATGATCCATATGCTAGAGG GCTCTCATCAGATGGGAAAAGGACATTATTAGTGAATCTCACTTCTGAATCTTTAAAACCTGAAGGATGGGATAATTTAGCCAAAGAAAAACCTAgtttactttctttctgcGATATCAGTCTCTATGAGTTGCATATAAGGGATTTTAG TGCCAATGATCAGACTGTGCATCCTGACTTTCGGGGTGGTTATCTGGCCTTTACTTTTGAG AATTCAGCAGGTGTACTTCATCTaaagaaattatcaaatgCTGGCATTACTCATGTTCATTTGTTGCCAACCTTTCAATTTGCTGGTGTTGATGATGTCAAGGAGAATTGGAAGTGTGTGG ATAACAAGATGCTAGAAACTTTACTGCCAGATTCCATCGAACAACAAGCTCAGATCACGGCAGTCCAAGATAATGATGGGTATAACTGGGG GTATAATCCTGTTCTCTGGGGAGTCCCGAAAGGAAGTTATGCAAGTAATCCAAATGGTCCTTCTCGCACGATTCAGTTTAGGAAGATGGTTCAG GCACTTAATCGTATTGGTCTTCGTGTTGTTTTGGACGTTGTCTACAATCATTTGCATGGAAGTGGGCCTTTTGATGAGAATTCTGTTCTTGATAAG ATTGTTCCAGGTTATTATTTGAGAAGGAACATTGATGGCATTATTGAAAATAGTACATGTGTGAATAACACTGCTAGCGAGCATTATATGGTTGAGCGCTTGATCATTGATGATCTTTTAAACTGGGCTGTTAACTATAAG GTTGATGGATTCCGCTTTGACCTTATGGGTCATTTGATGAAAAGTACAATG GTAAAAGCAAAAATTGCACTCCACAGCCTATCAGTGGAAAGAGATGGAGTTGATGGTTCAAGTTTGTATAT TTATGGTGAAGGTTGGGACTTTGGTGAAGTTGCGAAAAATGGTCGTGGGGTAAATGCTTCACAGTTCAATCTTTACGGGACTGGAATTGGgag TTTTAACGATCGAATTCGGGATGCAATGCTTGGTGGATCTCCATTTGGCCATCCTCTTCATCAAGGATTTGTGACTGGCCTAATGTTGCAG cCTAATGGTCATGACCATGGAGGAAAAGATGTTGAAGAACTCATGCTTACCACAGCAAAGGATCATATCCAG GTTGGAATGGCTGCAAATTTGAGGGATTTCGTGCTAATCAACAGTGAAGGGAAAGAG GTGAAAGGATCAGAAATAACAACTTACGGTGGAGAACCTGTTGCATATGCTCTATCTCCCACAGAAACA ATTAATTATGTTTCTGCTCATGACAATGAAACCCTATTTGATATAGTGAGCATGAAG ACTCCAATGGAAATTTCTGTGGATGAGAGATGCAGATTAAATCATTTGGCGACAAGTATAATTGCACTATCACAG GGCATACCATTTTTCCATGCTGGTGATGAGATGCTGCGTTCAAAATCACTTGATCGTGATTCATACAATTCTGGTGATTGGTTCAACAG GCTAGACTTCTCTTACAATTCTAACAATTGGGCTGTTGGCCTTCCTCCacagaagaaaaatgaaaagaactgGCCACT AATAAAACCAAGATTGGCAGATCCATCCTTCAAGCCTCAAAAGCATCATATTGTTGCTGCCACTGAGAATTTCTTAGATGTATTGCAGATGCGATATTCTTCACCCCTTTTCCGTTTGACAACAGCTAATGCTATTCAG GAACGGGTACGATTCCATAACACTGGTCCTTCATGGATCCCTGGTGTCATTGTAATGAGCATTGAAGATGGCCATGAAGGTTTCCCTGGGTTATCTCAACTGGATCCCAT TTACTCATACATTGTTGTTATTTTCAACACTCGTCCAACCAAGGTGTCATTTACCAGCCCTGCTCTGCGGGCAAGAACTTTTGAGCTACATCCTGTGCAG GTTAAATCAGCTGATGAAGTTGTCAAGAACTCGAGGTACGAAGCATCCTCGGGGTGCTTCACTGTGCCCCCAATTACAACATCTGTCTTTGTCGAGCATAGATAA